One window of the Zea mays cultivar B73 chromosome 3, Zm-B73-REFERENCE-NAM-5.0, whole genome shotgun sequence genome contains the following:
- the LOC100383659 gene encoding uncharacterized protein LOC100383659: MASWFPIFHPLCSLRPSFIFPCHGRTPQAPAPRWALCLSARPCFPVLYSRAGFPAGSLSHGRLLPLAIGCRCITPRKRSTTVPSFGFFSLPRLGAWTPGPLCSSVPRTPWRSRLHASPSRVLFLIELALNSTASSSPSFSSSSTRVALPEPRCHLPTVSLLSCCQHSPSFLVGRTSTLYSYRMSRPSAGRRLGKY; the protein is encoded by the coding sequence ATGGCGTCGTGGTTTCCTATCTTCCATCCCCTTTGTTCCCTGCGCCCAAGTTTTATTTTCCCTTGCCATGGCCGcacccctcaagctcctgcgccgcGCTGGGCTCTCTGCTTGAGCGCGCGCCCCTGCTTCCCTGTTCTCTATTCCCGCGCCGGATTTCCAGCGGGCTCCCTCTCCCACGGTCGTCTCCTTCCCCTAGCAATTGGCTGCCGCTGCATCACGCCCAGAAAGCGCTCGACCACCGTTCCTAGCTTCGGCTTCTTCAGTCTGCCCCGGCTCGGCGCTTGGACACCGGGTCCACTGTGCTCATCCGTGCCCCGGACTCCATGGCGTTCTCGCCTCCATGCTAGCCCCAGCCGAGTCCTTTTTCTCATCGAGCTCGCCCTCAACTCGACAGCGTCGTCGAGCCCGTCATTTTCCTCGTCCAGTACTCGGGTGGCCTTGCCCGAACCGCGCTGCCATCTCCCAACCGTCTCCTTGTTGTCGTGCTGCCAGCACTCGCCCAGCTTCCTTGTTGGCCGCACGTCTACACTCTACTCCTACCGGATGTCGCGCCCGTCAGCCGGTCGTCGTTTAGGCAAATATTAA